A stretch of Desulfarculaceae bacterium DNA encodes these proteins:
- a CDS encoding 2-oxoacid:acceptor oxidoreductase subunit alpha, whose protein sequence is MANKAVLTGTHFMNGDEACCEGALAAGCRFFAGYPITPATEVAERMSRRLPQVGGVFIQMEDEIASMAAILGGSWGGAKSMTSTSGPGYSLMLENIGLGLCTETPCVVCNVQRAGPSTGLPTLVGQGDMMQARWGSHGVYEVIAVAPASPQEMFDFTIKAFNLSEEFRLPVTILADEVVGHMNERVVVPSPEEIVVFDRIKPTVPKESYLPFQAGPSGVAPMATAGDGYYMHVTGLTHDERGYPGMDAATQVQMTTRLIDKIHNNLDRILDYDTVMLDDAEVAVVAYGISARSARGAVLAARERGLKVGLVKLNVVWPFPEEFIRELAGRMKALIMPEINLGQMVLEMERVAGGRCPVELVSHPGGAIITPDRIIKAVEAALED, encoded by the coding sequence ATGGCCAACAAGGCGGTGCTCACCGGAACCCACTTCATGAACGGCGACGAGGCCTGCTGCGAAGGCGCCCTGGCCGCGGGCTGCCGTTTCTTCGCGGGCTACCCCATCACCCCGGCCACCGAGGTGGCCGAGCGCATGAGCCGCCGTCTGCCCCAGGTGGGCGGGGTGTTCATCCAGATGGAGGACGAGATCGCCTCCATGGCCGCCATCCTGGGCGGCTCCTGGGGCGGCGCCAAGTCCATGACCAGCACCTCGGGCCCGGGCTACTCCCTGATGCTGGAAAACATCGGCCTGGGCCTGTGCACCGAGACCCCCTGCGTGGTGTGCAACGTGCAGCGGGCCGGGCCCAGCACCGGCCTGCCCACCCTGGTGGGCCAAGGCGACATGATGCAGGCCCGCTGGGGCTCCCACGGGGTTTACGAAGTGATCGCCGTGGCCCCGGCCTCGCCCCAGGAGATGTTCGACTTCACCATCAAGGCCTTCAACCTCTCCGAGGAGTTCCGCCTGCCGGTGACCATCCTGGCCGACGAGGTGGTGGGCCATATGAACGAACGGGTGGTGGTTCCCTCGCCCGAGGAGATCGTGGTCTTTGACCGCATCAAGCCCACGGTGCCCAAGGAAAGCTATCTGCCCTTCCAGGCCGGTCCCTCCGGCGTGGCCCCCATGGCCACCGCCGGCGACGGCTATTACATGCACGTGACCGGCCTGACCCACGACGAGCGGGGTTATCCGGGCATGGACGCGGCCACCCAGGTGCAGATGACCACCCGGCTCATCGACAAGATCCACAACAACCTGGACCGCATCCTTGACTACGACACCGTGATGCTCGACGACGCCGAGGTGGCGGTGGTGGCCTACGGCATCAGCGCCCGCTCGGCCCGGGGCGCGGTGTTGGCCGCCCGCGAGCGGGGCCTCAAGGTGGGCCTGGTCAAGCTCAACGTGGTGTGGCCCTTCCCCGAAGAGTTCATCCGCGAGCTGGCCGGACGCATGAAGGCCCTGATCATGCCCGAGATCAACCTGGGGCAGATGGTGCTGGAGATGGAGCGGGTGGCCGGCGGCCGCTGCCCGGTGGAGCTGGTGTCCCACCCCGGCGGAGCCATCATCACCCCGGACCGGATCATCAAGGCGGTTGAAGCCGCCCTGGAGGACTAA
- a CDS encoding 2-oxoacid:ferredoxin oxidoreductase subunit beta, translating into MSAQVQAIPQAAHPQDELLRTDRIPHIWCSGCGIGIAFGSLMAAIAKCDTPRNDISVVSGIGCTGRLAGYIHLDSFHTTHGRAIPFATGLHLVRPQNKVIVASGDGDLLAIGGNHFIHAARRNVDLTVICVNNFNYGMTGGQLAPSTPFGAKTTTTPMGSPDEPFNFCALAAACGATYVARWTALHIRRLTVAISEAMNKKGFSFVEVIAPCPTAFGRRNKIRRSLDLLKFYYERSVVKNHLAPGEATIDFDNKLVVGKFVDIERPTYLDQYDMVNRGELEAWPATKVDSSGAGKRKAG; encoded by the coding sequence GTGAGCGCCCAAGTTCAAGCCATACCCCAGGCGGCCCACCCCCAGGACGAGCTGCTGCGCACCGACCGCATCCCGCACATCTGGTGCTCGGGCTGCGGCATCGGCATCGCCTTCGGCTCGCTCATGGCGGCCATCGCCAAGTGCGACACCCCCCGCAACGACATTTCGGTGGTCTCGGGCATCGGCTGCACCGGCCGCCTGGCGGGCTACATCCATCTGGACAGCTTCCACACCACCCACGGCCGGGCCATCCCCTTTGCCACCGGCCTGCATCTGGTACGGCCCCAGAACAAGGTGATCGTGGCATCGGGCGACGGCGACCTTTTGGCCATCGGAGGCAACCACTTCATCCACGCCGCCCGGCGCAACGTGGACCTTACCGTCATCTGCGTGAACAACTTCAACTACGGCATGACCGGCGGGCAGCTGGCGCCCTCCACGCCTTTCGGGGCCAAGACCACCACCACCCCCATGGGCAGCCCGGACGAGCCCTTCAACTTCTGCGCCCTGGCCGCGGCCTGCGGGGCCACCTACGTGGCCCGCTGGACCGCCCTGCACATCCGGCGGCTGACCGTGGCTATCAGCGAGGCCATGAACAAGAAGGGCTTCAGCTTCGTGGAGGTGATTGCCCCCTGCCCCACCGCCTTCGGGCGGCGCAACAAGATACGGCGCTCGCTGGACCTCTTGAAGTTCTACTACGAACGCTCGGTGGTGAAGAACCACCTGGCTCCGGGCGAGGCCACCATCGACTTTGACAACAAGCTGGTGGTGGGCAAGTTCGTGGACATCGAGCGGCCCACCTATCTGGATCAGTACGACATGGTCAACCGGGGCGAGCTGGAGGCCTGGCCGGCCACCAAGGTGGACTCCTCGGGAGCCGGAAAGCGCAAGGCGGGGTAA
- a CDS encoding 2-oxoacid:acceptor oxidoreductase family protein — translation MSDNKQREVVITGFGGQGIILTGNILGKAATIGDGRHATMTQSYGPEARGGSCSTQVIVSDGEIAFPYAEHPQLLVCMSQEGYEKNQAALVDGGIIVWDTDLVETGELDPAWTAYHVPATRLAEELGNKMMANIVMLGFVSAVSDVVGVASLKEAMLGSVPPATKKKNDAAFERGREYGLAILKSRAKQESSPS, via the coding sequence ATGAGCGATAACAAGCAGCGCGAGGTGGTGATCACCGGCTTCGGCGGCCAGGGCATCATCCTCACCGGCAACATCCTGGGCAAGGCGGCCACCATCGGCGACGGACGCCACGCCACCATGACCCAGTCCTACGGCCCCGAGGCCCGGGGCGGCTCCTGCTCCACCCAGGTCATCGTCAGCGACGGGGAGATCGCCTTCCCTTACGCCGAGCACCCCCAGCTTCTGGTGTGCATGAGCCAGGAGGGCTACGAGAAGAACCAGGCCGCCCTGGTGGATGGCGGGATAATCGTCTGGGACACCGACCTGGTGGAGACCGGCGAGCTCGACCCCGCCTGGACCGCCTATCATGTGCCCGCCACCCGCCTGGCCGAGGAGCTGGGCAACAAGATGATGGCCAACATCGTGATGCTGGGCTTCGTCTCGGCGGTGAGCGACGTGGTGGGCGTGGCCTCGCTCAAGGAGGCCATGCTGGGCTCGGTGCCCCCGGCCACCAAGAAAAAGAACGACGCGGCCTTCGAGCGCGGCCGCGAGTACGGCCTGGCCATACTCAAGAGCCGGGCCAAGCAGGAGTCGTCGCCCTCGTGA
- a CDS encoding FAD-dependent oxidoreductase, whose product MSPKAKQDPASGVLVVGSGYGALKAAEDLSHAGIPVIWATRSSQFLALPEGVEPFEQWPEDLNFQFRPLYLRVTRHPLVTPLTQTRLEELSANGQGCAARLRQDPVYVDYDLCTGCSRCMELCPLNEGDHPPLQRSPAFCPSRALLLDKRPVSPCRQACPLGVNAQAYLALTAAERYDKALAVVRRDNPLPGVCGYICSHPCEGACRRGELDEPLAIRDIKRFLFDHEAELGAAELPQPQAEPRGKKVAVVGSGPAGLSAAHFLNQEGFAVTVLESAEQAGGMLRRGINAFRLPRPVLDAEIAALERSGVKIITGTKVESVEHLLAQGFDAALLAVGTQRDLRLNLPGEELDGVVHCLDFLGAVNLEQGGSVGQRTVVIGGGNSAMDAARTAVRLGARQVTVVAIETQEELPASPREVAEAAEEGIQFRLGYAPVELRGEGAIAEVALRKAHWERPEGQPPRIEFDSEELEVVEADTVIVAISQGTDLGDSSLGREVELARGGRLAVDEELATSRPGVFAAGDAVSGPSTVVQAMAAGRRAAARIQSHLTGEPSPWVELDQTSHGVGEHLDISEDRLREPRQRMAQRQPKVRRRDFEAVDLGLTVSQAKAEAERCLQCASCCECLECEAACEMVGAIDHNREGKAISVQTPAVVWAEGGEPPWNGAAAPERVFAVDPESYSADLMDVLMMGSAAAGLAMAPAAKLRVPVVPVEAPPRPRAASGRIGFFLCACNESMAPAPALERILELARAVPDVAHSATVFSACHPKGADQIAEAVERHGLSQIILASCVCCPLNFQCISCNDQRTRARLHLFERLGLDRGMVETVNLRDHLHAGQFGEDEIVQRARAMLRPAFIRVRHQGPLRMGDTEIKKRVLVLGGSQVGISAARNLALQGLSVRLVHRAWPSGQELPEDIASRPLDESLEPGITAVEAAEIEGIHGVLGDFSVKAKVDGRWRTWSADVVCLTDENLIGLSLYAGQTGLKKFYRYDFSFFNTPHTGVYRMMPVTLERVDPWQAGAALAGEVATTAAKAYLLDHQLSPVVDPTRCRGCGRCAEICPFEAMALKENPDGSFTSQVFRHNCVGCGGCVGRCPVSALDIPYFSNQLLEQMVAGTMGREA is encoded by the coding sequence GTGAGCCCCAAGGCCAAGCAAGACCCGGCCTCCGGCGTGCTGGTGGTGGGCTCGGGCTACGGCGCGCTCAAGGCGGCCGAGGACCTGTCCCACGCGGGCATCCCGGTGATCTGGGCCACCCGCTCCTCGCAGTTTTTGGCCCTGCCCGAGGGTGTGGAGCCTTTCGAGCAATGGCCCGAGGACCTGAACTTCCAGTTCCGGCCTCTTTATCTGCGTGTGACGCGGCACCCCCTGGTGACCCCGCTAACCCAGACCCGGCTGGAGGAGCTGAGCGCCAACGGCCAGGGCTGCGCGGCCCGCTTGCGGCAAGACCCGGTCTACGTGGACTACGACCTGTGCACCGGCTGCTCGCGCTGCATGGAGCTGTGCCCCCTGAACGAGGGCGACCACCCGCCCCTGCAACGCAGCCCGGCCTTCTGCCCCTCGCGGGCGCTCTTGTTGGACAAGCGGCCGGTGAGCCCCTGCCGTCAGGCCTGCCCCCTGGGAGTCAACGCCCAGGCCTATTTGGCCCTCACCGCGGCCGAGCGCTACGACAAGGCCCTGGCCGTGGTGCGGCGCGACAACCCGCTGCCCGGCGTGTGCGGCTACATCTGCTCCCACCCCTGCGAGGGGGCCTGCCGCCGGGGCGAGCTGGACGAGCCCCTGGCCATCCGCGACATCAAGCGCTTCCTCTTTGACCACGAGGCCGAGCTGGGCGCGGCCGAGCTGCCCCAACCCCAGGCCGAGCCGCGCGGCAAGAAGGTGGCCGTGGTGGGGTCGGGCCCGGCGGGCCTGAGCGCGGCGCATTTCCTTAATCAAGAGGGCTTCGCGGTCACGGTACTGGAATCCGCCGAGCAAGCCGGGGGAATGTTGCGTCGGGGCATCAACGCCTTCCGTTTGCCCCGCCCGGTGCTGGACGCGGAGATCGCGGCCCTGGAGCGTAGCGGGGTGAAAATCATCACCGGCACCAAGGTGGAGTCGGTGGAGCATCTGTTGGCCCAGGGCTTCGACGCGGCGCTTCTGGCCGTGGGCACCCAGCGCGATTTGCGCCTCAACCTGCCCGGCGAGGAGCTGGACGGGGTGGTGCACTGTTTGGACTTCCTGGGCGCGGTGAACCTGGAGCAAGGCGGCTCGGTGGGACAGCGCACCGTGGTCATCGGCGGGGGCAACTCAGCCATGGACGCGGCCCGCACGGCGGTGCGCCTGGGCGCGCGCCAGGTGACCGTGGTGGCCATCGAGACCCAGGAGGAGCTGCCCGCCTCGCCCCGCGAGGTGGCCGAGGCCGCCGAGGAGGGCATCCAGTTCCGCCTGGGTTACGCGCCGGTGGAGCTACGCGGCGAAGGCGCCATCGCCGAGGTGGCCCTGCGCAAGGCCCACTGGGAGCGTCCCGAGGGCCAGCCGCCGCGCATCGAGTTCGACAGCGAGGAGCTGGAGGTCGTCGAGGCGGACACGGTGATCGTGGCCATCAGCCAGGGCACCGATTTGGGCGACAGCTCCCTGGGCCGCGAAGTAGAGCTGGCCCGGGGAGGCCGCCTGGCCGTGGACGAAGAACTGGCCACCTCGCGGCCCGGCGTGTTCGCCGCCGGCGACGCGGTTAGCGGGCCTTCCACCGTGGTGCAGGCCATGGCCGCGGGCCGCCGGGCAGCAGCGCGCATCCAGAGCCACCTCACCGGCGAGCCCTCGCCCTGGGTCGAGCTGGACCAGACCAGCCACGGGGTGGGCGAGCATCTGGACATCTCCGAAGACCGTTTGCGCGAGCCCCGCCAGCGCATGGCCCAGCGCCAGCCCAAGGTGCGCCGCCGCGACTTCGAGGCCGTGGACCTGGGGCTCACCGTTAGCCAGGCCAAAGCCGAGGCGGAGCGCTGCTTGCAGTGCGCCTCTTGCTGCGAGTGCCTGGAGTGCGAGGCCGCCTGCGAGATGGTGGGAGCCATCGACCACAACCGCGAGGGCAAGGCCATCTCGGTGCAAACCCCGGCGGTGGTGTGGGCCGAGGGCGGCGAGCCGCCCTGGAACGGCGCGGCCGCTCCGGAGCGGGTGTTCGCCGTCGACCCGGAGAGCTACAGCGCGGACCTCATGGACGTACTCATGATGGGCAGCGCGGCCGCAGGCCTGGCCATGGCCCCGGCCGCCAAGCTGCGGGTGCCGGTGGTGCCCGTGGAGGCCCCACCCCGCCCCCGCGCGGCCAGCGGGCGCATCGGCTTCTTCCTGTGCGCCTGTAACGAGTCCATGGCCCCGGCCCCGGCCTTGGAGCGTATCCTGGAGCTGGCCCGCGCGGTGCCCGACGTGGCTCACAGCGCCACGGTGTTCTCGGCCTGCCACCCCAAGGGCGCGGACCAGATCGCCGAGGCGGTGGAACGCCACGGCCTGTCCCAGATCATCCTGGCCTCTTGCGTGTGCTGTCCGCTCAACTTCCAGTGCATAAGCTGCAACGACCAGCGTACCCGCGCCCGCCTGCATCTGTTCGAGCGTTTGGGCTTGGACCGGGGCATGGTGGAGACGGTGAACCTGCGCGACCATCTGCACGCCGGGCAGTTCGGCGAGGACGAAATCGTGCAGCGGGCCCGGGCCATGCTGCGCCCGGCCTTCATCCGGGTGCGCCACCAGGGCCCCCTGCGCATGGGCGACACCGAGATCAAGAAACGGGTGCTGGTCCTGGGCGGCTCCCAGGTGGGAATCAGCGCGGCGCGCAACCTGGCCCTGCAAGGCCTCAGCGTGCGCCTGGTGCACCGGGCCTGGCCCAGCGGCCAGGAGCTGCCCGAGGACATTGCCTCGCGGCCCCTGGATGAGAGCCTGGAGCCGGGCATTACGGCCGTGGAGGCGGCGGAGATCGAGGGCATTCACGGCGTGCTGGGCGACTTCAGCGTAAAGGCCAAGGTGGACGGCCGCTGGCGCACCTGGAGCGCGGACGTGGTGTGCCTCACCGACGAGAACCTCATCGGCCTCTCGCTCTATGCCGGCCAGACCGGGCTCAAGAAGTTCTACCGCTACGACTTCAGCTTCTTCAACACGCCGCACACCGGGGTGTACCGCATGATGCCGGTAACCCTGGAGCGGGTGGACCCCTGGCAGGCCGGGGCGGCCCTGGCCGGCGAGGTGGCCACCACCGCGGCCAAGGCATATCTGCTGGACCACCAGCTCAGCCCGGTGGTGGACCCCACCCGATGCCGGGGCTGCGGCCGCTGCGCCGAGATCTGCCCCTTCGAGGCCATGGCCCTCAAGGAGAACCCGGACGGCAGCTTCACCTCCCAGGTGTTCCGCCACAACTGCGTGGGCTGCGGCGGCTGCGTGGGCCGCTGCCCGGTCTCGGCCCTGGACATCCCCTACTTCTCCAACCAGCTCCTGGAGCAGATGGTGGCCGGCACCATGGGAAGGGAGGCGTAG
- a CDS encoding hydrogenase iron-sulfur subunit, translated as MAKVNILGIACNWSPWACYNAAGQAGLELPSNFKIMRVMCIGRINQALILKAFEYGADGVIVLECEDADCRYGPGPELGHSNVARVRRLLHYLGIGQKRLKEMTFQADQKQELVDALWDFAAHIEKMGPNPGKPELEREAS; from the coding sequence GTGGCCAAGGTGAACATCCTGGGCATCGCCTGCAACTGGAGCCCCTGGGCCTGCTACAACGCGGCGGGCCAGGCGGGCCTGGAGCTGCCCTCCAACTTCAAGATCATGCGGGTCATGTGCATCGGGCGCATCAACCAGGCGCTGATCCTCAAGGCCTTCGAATACGGGGCCGACGGGGTGATCGTCCTGGAGTGCGAGGATGCCGACTGCCGCTACGGTCCCGGCCCGGAGCTGGGCCACTCCAACGTGGCCCGGGTGCGCCGCCTCTTGCATTACCTGGGCATCGGCCAGAAGCGCCTCAAGGAGATGACCTTCCAGGCCGACCAAAAGCAGGAGCTGGTGGACGCCCTGTGGGACTTTGCGGCCCACATCGAAAAGATGGGCCCCAACCCCGGCAAGCCCGAACTGGAGCGCGAGGCATCGTGA
- a CDS encoding (Fe-S)-binding protein — MKLDSPEIKRIIKERSLYMCLECGKCSASCPRLLAGKEYSPRLLAHKLIAEPEDAAYIQNAVWECLTCGLCEERCPSGVQFSQAILDLRAELGKALGLTGFRAHDGAVHSWMRIMTSPRLEQNRLDWITPELKVATDGPVAFFTGCVPYFDVFFSNLEVDTLSLSADAIRLLNFLDIEPVVLGNERCCGHDLLWTGDRENFAALCRLNYQEFKDHGVKEIITNCPECYQALAVHMPSVIEGFDLKVTLLIDLLEREVNKGGLSFRPLNQRVTYQDPCRLGRGAGRYEEPRNLLKRVPGLELAEMANNRHSALCCGNSSFINCDAFSKRVQMTRLAQARATGAETLVTACPKCMIHTSCALRDPVAGLEAPLKVRGLVSILAEQIEWAQDETPRRKSGAEGN, encoded by the coding sequence GTGAAGCTGGACAGCCCGGAAATAAAGCGGATCATCAAGGAGCGCTCCCTGTACATGTGCCTGGAGTGCGGCAAGTGCTCCGCTTCCTGCCCCCGCCTGCTGGCGGGCAAGGAGTACTCGCCCCGCCTGCTGGCTCACAAGCTCATCGCCGAGCCGGAGGACGCGGCCTACATCCAGAACGCGGTGTGGGAGTGCCTCACCTGCGGCCTGTGCGAGGAGCGCTGCCCCTCGGGGGTGCAGTTCAGCCAGGCCATCCTGGACCTGCGCGCCGAGCTGGGCAAGGCTCTGGGGCTCACCGGTTTCCGGGCCCACGACGGGGCGGTGCACTCCTGGATGCGCATCATGACCTCGCCGCGCCTGGAGCAGAACCGCCTGGACTGGATCACCCCGGAGCTCAAGGTGGCCACGGACGGGCCGGTGGCCTTTTTCACCGGCTGCGTGCCCTATTTCGACGTGTTCTTCTCCAACCTGGAAGTGGACACCCTGAGCCTCTCGGCCGACGCCATCCGCCTGCTGAACTTCCTGGACATCGAGCCGGTGGTGCTGGGCAACGAGCGCTGCTGCGGGCATGATCTCCTCTGGACCGGCGACCGCGAGAACTTCGCGGCCCTGTGCCGCCTGAACTACCAGGAGTTCAAGGACCACGGCGTCAAGGAGATCATCACCAACTGCCCAGAGTGCTACCAGGCCCTGGCGGTGCACATGCCCTCGGTGATCGAGGGCTTCGACCTCAAGGTCACGCTGTTGATCGACCTTTTGGAGCGCGAGGTGAACAAGGGCGGCCTGAGCTTCAGGCCCCTCAACCAGCGCGTCACCTATCAGGACCCCTGCCGCCTGGGGCGCGGGGCCGGGCGCTACGAGGAGCCGCGCAACCTCCTAAAGCGAGTGCCCGGCCTGGAGCTGGCCGAAATGGCCAACAACCGGCACAGCGCCCTGTGCTGCGGCAACAGCTCCTTCATCAACTGCGACGCCTTTTCCAAGCGGGTGCAGATGACCCGCCTGGCCCAGGCCCGGGCCACCGGCGCCGAAACCCTGGTCACCGCTTGCCCCAAATGCATGATCCACACCTCCTGCGCCCTGCGCGACCCGGTGGCCGGCCTGGAGGCCCCGCTCAAGGTGCGCGGGCTGGTGAGCATCCTGGCCGAGCAGATCGAGTGGGCCCAGGACGAGACCCCGCGCCGCAAGTCCGGCGCCGAGGGCAACTGA
- a CDS encoding FAD-dependent oxidoreductase yields the protein MSEQNQNVEPRVGVYVCHCGLNIAGVVDCEAVADYAAGLDGVVVARHDGYCCSEPGQNRIQQDIAEQGLNRVVVASCSPRLHETTFRQCLSGAGLNPYLLEMANLREQCSWVHGAEPDAATDKARDLVRSAVARTRGLTVRHEIEVPMAKSTLVIGGGVAGVQSALDLADAGYQVTLVEKEPSIGGMMARLDKTYPTMDCSI from the coding sequence ATGAGCGAGCAAAACCAAAACGTCGAGCCCCGGGTGGGGGTGTATGTCTGCCACTGCGGACTGAACATCGCCGGGGTGGTGGACTGCGAGGCGGTGGCCGATTACGCCGCCGGCCTGGACGGGGTGGTGGTGGCCCGGCACGACGGCTACTGCTGTTCCGAGCCGGGCCAGAACCGCATCCAGCAGGACATCGCCGAGCAGGGGCTCAACCGGGTGGTGGTGGCCTCCTGCTCACCGCGCCTGCACGAGACCACCTTCCGCCAGTGCCTTTCCGGGGCGGGGCTCAACCCCTACCTCCTGGAGATGGCCAACTTGAGGGAGCAGTGCTCCTGGGTGCACGGCGCCGAGCCGGACGCGGCCACGGACAAGGCCCGCGACCTGGTGCGCTCGGCCGTGGCCCGCACCCGGGGCCTCACCGTGCGCCACGAGATCGAGGTGCCCATGGCCAAGTCCACCTTGGTCATCGGCGGCGGCGTGGCAGGAGTGCAGTCCGCCTTGGACCTGGCCGACGCGGGCTATCAGGTAACCCTGGTGGAGAAGGAGCCCAGCATCGGGGGCATGATGGCCCGGCTGGACAAGACCTATCCCACCATGGACTGCTCCATATGA
- a CDS encoding hydrogenase iron-sulfur subunit: protein MADAGRHPNITLLTGSQVESVSGYVGNFTARILKKARFVREDQCTACGDCVEVCPVVVPDEFNVGLSSRRAIYQPFPQAVPSAYVLDQANCLGHDPIKCGKCAEACQKNCIDFDMNDEEIEVEVGTIIVATGMEVYDPTVLDEYGYTRHQNVLTSLELERLISSGGPTQGEVVRLTDRERPKSVAFIQCVGSRSQRRGNPYCSNICCMNTIKSTLQLKEHYPDIELKVFYIDIRAFGKGFEDMFRRSRGEGVHFIRGLPGEIQEDPDTGDLILTVENTATNQLEEHRAEMVVLATGVHPPEEMHIVQEMLALQKCSDGFYLEAHPKLQPVDSATRGIFFAGCAEGPKDIKESVTQASAAAARAMRLMTPGRLLVEAITAEVSPEGCTKCGICAKVCPYNAIVFDKKSGKPAMVTEAACAGCGTCAAECPSDAIHMHHFTDDQINAQIDAILENDPSGVIPVFACNWCSYAGADFAGVSRLQYPANTRLIRTMCSGRVDEDFIWRAFSQGAAVVLVSGCHFGDCHYIDANHWTDKRIKRMHRKMEKLGIRPERLQLEWISAAEGVRFRDVMQGMETLRAGVSAEEIEQTQRILAEQEKKKK, encoded by the coding sequence ATGGCGGATGCCGGTCGGCATCCAAACATAACGCTGCTCACGGGCAGCCAGGTCGAGTCGGTTAGCGGTTATGTGGGCAACTTCACCGCCCGCATCCTCAAGAAGGCCCGCTTCGTGCGCGAGGACCAGTGCACCGCCTGCGGCGACTGCGTTGAGGTTTGCCCGGTGGTGGTGCCCGACGAGTTCAACGTGGGCCTTTCCTCGCGGCGCGCTATCTATCAGCCTTTTCCCCAGGCCGTGCCCTCGGCCTATGTGTTGGACCAGGCCAACTGCCTGGGCCACGACCCCATCAAGTGCGGCAAGTGCGCCGAGGCCTGCCAGAAGAACTGCATCGACTTCGACATGAACGACGAGGAGATCGAAGTCGAGGTGGGCACCATCATCGTGGCCACGGGCATGGAGGTCTACGACCCCACCGTCTTGGACGAATACGGCTACACCCGCCACCAGAACGTGCTCACCTCTTTGGAGCTGGAGCGCCTGATCTCCTCGGGCGGCCCCACCCAGGGCGAGGTGGTGCGCCTCACCGACCGCGAGCGCCCCAAGTCGGTGGCCTTCATCCAGTGCGTGGGCTCGCGCTCCCAGCGGCGGGGCAACCCCTATTGCTCCAACATCTGCTGCATGAACACCATCAAGAGCACCTTGCAACTCAAGGAGCACTACCCGGACATCGAGCTCAAGGTCTTTTACATCGACATCCGCGCCTTTGGCAAAGGCTTCGAGGACATGTTCCGCCGCTCCCGCGGCGAGGGGGTGCACTTCATCCGGGGCCTGCCCGGCGAGATCCAAGAAGACCCGGACACCGGCGACCTGATCCTCACCGTGGAGAACACGGCCACCAACCAGCTGGAGGAGCACCGGGCCGAAATGGTGGTGCTGGCCACAGGCGTGCATCCGCCCGAGGAGATGCACATCGTCCAAGAAATGCTGGCCCTGCAAAAATGTTCGGACGGCTTCTACCTTGAGGCGCATCCCAAGCTGCAACCAGTGGACTCGGCCACGCGGGGCATCTTCTTCGCAGGCTGCGCCGAGGGGCCCAAGGACATCAAGGAATCGGTGACTCAGGCTTCGGCCGCGGCCGCCCGGGCCATGCGCCTGATGACCCCGGGCCGCCTGCTGGTGGAGGCCATCACCGCCGAGGTGAGCCCCGAGGGCTGCACCAAGTGCGGCATCTGCGCCAAGGTCTGCCCCTACAACGCCATCGTCTTCGACAAGAAGTCCGGCAAGCCGGCAATGGTCACCGAGGCGGCCTGCGCCGGCTGCGGCACCTGCGCGGCCGAGTGCCCCTCGGACGCCATCCACATGCACCACTTCACCGACGACCAGATCAACGCCCAGATCGACGCCATCCTGGAGAACGACCCCTCCGGCGTCATCCCGGTGTTCGCCTGCAACTGGTGCTCCTATGCCGGGGCCGACTTCGCGGGCGTTTCGCGTTTGCAATACCCGGCCAACACCCGCCTGATCCGCACCATGTGCTCGGGCCGGGTGGACGAGGACTTCATCTGGCGGGCCTTCTCCCAGGGCGCGGCGGTGGTGCTGGTGAGCGGCTGCCACTTCGGCGACTGCCACTACATCGACGCCAACCACTGGACCGACAAGCGCATCAAGCGGATGCACCGCAAGATGGAAAAGCTGGGCATCCGGCCCGAGCGGCTGCAACTGGAGTGGATCAGCGCGGCCGAAGGCGTGCGCTTCCGCGATGTGATGCAGGGCATGGAAACCCTGCGCGCCGGGGTCAGCGCCGAGGAGATCGAGCAGACCCAGCGCATCCTGGCCGAGCAGGAGAAAAAGAAAAAGTAG